cacaattcacttcacaactcgagccaatgctctataggTTTGATTATCACTTATTCTtccacaactcatttcacaacttgagccaatgctctagaagttcaattgtcacttatactttcacaatctCACTATACAACTTGTGCCAACGCTCCttaatgttcataggtcacaattctttccacaagctttatacaacaattagaaatctttaccaaggcatgaataatacaacaaaatcatgaaaatcacaatataagacccacggtcatgcttgacaccaacatatagatactcgtcaccatgcctatacgtcgtactcgacaagaagcaaatagcaaataggacataactcctaatccctcaagctaaggttagaccaaacacttacctcgatgcaacgaacacaattcaagcctcaactaccgctttacctcttgtttccaccaccaactcgcttgtatctagccacaatttgcttaacgatatcaataaatgctaaatgaatcaattctaatgcatgaaaataggttttataaagatttccccaaaaagtcaaaaattgaccccgggcccgcttggtccaaacccgaaattcagacctaaacccaattacccattcccccacgagctcaaatatgtaatttattttgaaatcgaacctcaaatcaaggtccaaatccccatttttttgaaaaacctaggttctacccaaaacatccaatttcccccatgaaaataattgatttgaagttgaaatcatgttaaaagatgttaatgattgaaaaaaaattagttaaaaatgacttacaattgatttggagaagaaaggttatttgaaaaatcgcctcttatgtttttggggttttgaaaaatgaaaaatagctgaaaatccgtttaaatatactcctctcagaccctctccgcggaccgcataaaaaggactgcggccgcagagctccaccgcggaccgcataaaaaggactgcggccgcagAGCTCCACTGCGGACCACATAAAAGGACTCTGGTCGTGGAGCTCTACCGCGGACTgtaagaaatcgagcgcggccgcggaggcttgaccttgctcaccgcggaccgcacaaacccaccgcggtcgcgaagtccccaccgcggccgcgaagttTCCACCACGGActgcgagacctggcttcagagacctgcaacttctctgaatctgcaactttttcctaagttcaaaactttcccaaacacatctgaaacacactcgagccctcgggctcctaaccaaacacacgtactaactcaacaacatcatacgaacttatctgtgcgatcaaattgccaaaataacctcaataacaatgaatcaaacctcaaaatcaagaactttgtttttctcaaacttcatcaagtatcaaatttagcaatttaggtccgaatcatgtcaaacgacgtccgttttcaaccaaactttacataaatgacttaaaccatatataagacctgtaccgggaaccggaaccaaaatacgggcccgataccatctctttctaatcaaacatcatttaaaatttccatcaaaaaaatttcagaaaacaatttcctttaaaaattcatttcttgggctcgggacctcggaattcgattccgggcatacgcccaagtcccatattttcctacggaccctccgggataatCAAATcatggatccgggtccgtttacccaaaatgttcaccaaagtcaaatttattcattttacagtcaaaacttatcattttttataaaatttcatatttaagatttttggctacgcgctcggactatgcacgcaaatcgaggtgactctaaatgaggtttacaaggcctcaaaacacggatgtttcgttttaaaacaagtgatgactttttgggtcatcacatcttaccagtgatcttcctctggcgtgatttccacaatgcccctcgtgtatcTCTCCCATTACATATTCCGTCTGTAAAggcccgaggcatcttgctaagggtccaccgaatatttttcgataaagattgtCTTGCTTAAAACAATATGGAACAGCCTTTTTCCGAAGCGCATGAGCTTTTTTCTTGTCTTCAGGGACGGTTCCATACAGCAAAAAaacaacaatctcgttcctccaatcccaggttaagttattaaaatttaccttatTTTTGTCTAGATCGagcactgaatgaaacaaatgaattacagaagcattttcattgcttgccacgtctgctgcagatgcgagattggctAGGGCGTCTGCGTTGACATTTTTATCTCTTGATATTTGCataactttccaggtttggaaTTGCTTGATTAGATCTCGTACCTTCTCTAAGTACTGTTGCATCTGTGCTTCCCTAGCCATATAAGTAcccaacatttgattaactacgagctgcGAATCACTTTTGATCACAATCTGATTAATGTCGAGTTCTCGTGCTAGTTCTAAATCTACAATCatagcttcatactctgcctcattgttagttatagaatgacatttaatggcttgtcgaatggtttcaccgtaggtggtaccaaaataATTCCCAAGCCTACACCTTTCACATTAGAAGAACCATCAGCGAATAAGGTCCAAATTCCCGGATTAGATCCGTTGAACACTTGCAATTATTTTTCTGCTTCCAATTGTattccttggctaaaatcagccataaAATttgctaacacttgagattttatcgtggttctaggttggtatgtgatgttatattcacttaattctatagctcatttagctaacctacctaacaactcatgcttatgtaatatattgcgtaatggataagcagttactacaccgataggatgacactgaaaataaggccttaattttctagatgtcatgattaaCGCAAGTGCTAGCTTTACTAACTAAGGATACCGTGTCTCCGTATCTAATAAAGATTTGCTGACATAATAcatcggagattgtttaccttggtcttcaaGGACTAAAACAGTACTTACCACTACTTCTGAGACAGCAAGGTAGATAAGCaatctttccccagcctttggttttgcgagtAATGAAAAATTTGACAGGTATGccttcaaatttttgagtgcctGCTGACATTCCTCAGTCCGTTCgaactgatcttgctttttaagagctgaaaaagAACTTAAAACATTTTtttgatgatttagaaatgaatctcccCAAGactgcaattcttcctgtcaacTTGTGCACTTCTTTTCTACTTGTAAGCAtgtcaggaatttcttcaatgaCCTTAATCTGTgtgggattcacttcaataccataaTTAGAAATAAGAAAccctaaaaacttacctgatgcaacaccgAATGCACATTCTCAAGATTTAATTTCATGTTAAATCTTCGCAAAATCTGAAACGTAGAAGACAGGTGTGATATATGATCTCCTGAATGCTGAAACCAaagttcttgaaacattttgatcACCAGTCTTTGATATGTTGCGCCATCATTTTtaagaccaaagggcattactttataacagtaagtccccttgTCTGTTATAAATGAAATTTTTTCTTCATCCataggatccattttaatctgattatatcctgaatacgcatctaaaaagcttaacaacTCATGCCCTGtggtagcatcaattagttgatctatatgtggcaatggaaaagaatctttaggacaagctttgttaaggtccatgtaatctacacaaactcgccacttaccattcttctttggtattacaacagtattggctaaccaattaggatactttacctcgcgaaTAGActcaatttttagtaatttttgaacctcatcttctgatttttgaaagttccttgctttctcttcttttgtttgacaggtggatatgatgggtcttcatttaatttgtaagtcattacctccggtggtattcctgtcatatcagagtgggaccaagcaaaacaatccacgttagtttttaaaaattcaatcaccttacctttcatgtcttggcttagattggcccctacgtagactttcctttcaggccatTGTGCAAAAAATATTACAGCTTCCAGTTCTTCAATCattgtttgatattttcattttcttctggttcttgaatggcatCTGGCCTTGAGTCCACGTCTGTTCatccttgttcagttgaggtttgtgttgtggtaccCTCAACTGGATTCTGTAATTTCTATTTTTCTTCGTTTCCCGTACTTGAATCTACTACAGAATTGATGCTTCTAGATGTATGTTTATCCCCACGAATTTGACATATTCCctatggtgatggaaatttaataacttggtgCAAGGTTGACGGAACGGCATCCATCTTGTGGATACATGGTCTctcaaggatcatattgtaagccatcttCATGTCTACCACCTGAAATTTGTATCcttgacaactccttctgcgaatgttgTAAGTATTACCTCCCCTTTCATCACTACGTtggaattgtcaaatccagacaGAGTATGTGCCTTTGATATTaatttatcttcagcttgcatctcacgtagtactcttagcaaaataatgttcacagAACTACCTGGATcgatcaaaactcgtttcacattagtatcatgtacaagtaaagatattaccagtacaTCGTTATGTGGGGATAATATGCCAtccgcatctgcatcatcaaacgtAATGCTTTCTTCCTCTAAGACATGCCGCACCCGCTTCCCGTAGGTAATTGTGAATTTGGAGACTTTATTGGCTGTTGTATACGTcacaccattgatgtcttcacctccCCTTATCACATTAACAGTCCTTTtaggagaaggtggttttgggggCTCTtgcctattcttcatatatgcttgCTTACCTCTCTCACTGAATAATTTTGTAAGATACCCTTGCTTTAATAGATGACCAACTTCACCTTGCATCAACCTACAGTCTGtcgttttatgcccgtgatcattgtgaaattcgcaccagtgatcagggttgcgcctgtttgggtTCGATCTTATTTCTTTTGACCACCGTACATTATCACctatgcttcttaaaacagctacgagctcggaagtgCTTACATTAAAATTATAGCCACCAAACCTTGCTTTCAAGTTTCTATCATCATCCCGTGACTCTCGCTCGTTTCGATCTTTCCCAAATCTTGATGACGACCCCGACTCTCTATTTCTCGACCTATGATCATACCTTGGATTGTCCTGTTTTGACCGTGAATCTTTTCCTACTTGACCCATATATGGTTCATAGCTGTTTTTACCAGACCTTTTTTTCGGTTTCTGCCCGTCTCGAACTCaccatttcttctttttgagatcgtAAGATAATATCCTCTTCTATCCTTAGCTTCTTGTTGTACCTATTATAAATGTCATTCCATGTTGTTgctgggaattcacgaagactttccttgagtcgtctcgtggcttcaaagcttttttcattcaaattacttgtgaaggCTATAGTtgcccaattgtcaggtacacgcggtaacgtcattctttcacgttggaacctgtccacgaactctctaagcaattctgaCTCCCCtttcttgattttgaaaatatcttccattcttttttcgactttttgagccCCCGAGTGTGATttaatgaaagaatctgcaagctcagcaaaagagtttatggaattttcgggtaaaagagaataccatgttaatgcttccttagtgagtgtttcattgaattttttgaccaatactgattcaatttcctgtttggtcaagtcgttgccttttacgcctgttgtgaatgcagtcacgtggtctcgttgataagttgttccatcgtattttgggATATCGgacattttgaatttctttggaattgggagaGCAgtagcacttggcttccagggttgttgtgaatatttatccatatctatccctttAAGTACGGGCGAGACCCCAAGAATatgctctatgcggtcactttgctccttgagctatttctgcaatgttagtactaaattttgtaaatcaaaaTTAACTAAGTTACCTAGTTCTCATTCTCATGATTCAATGGGGGTTCCACCACTGCCTGAATTAGCAAGCCCAGAACGAGGGTTCTCCAAAATGCTGTTAGTTGGAGTAGGTGTGGGTGGTGCGGCAGGTAATTAATTAACAAAAGCCTTAAGAGCTTTGTTGACTCGTTGAGCGATTaacttttgcaaagcttcatcaaTAGCTTCAACTTTTCAAATTGAGCATTTCCATTTGCATGCGATCCATCAGGAGTGCCCTCTCGAGATCGTCGAAGGGAGCTTTGTGGAGAAGGGATTGGGATGTGGTCATCCTGTGGATTCCCCTGGAGTTGTTGGTTTCCTTGGGTATTGTCATTAATGTTCGACATAGTTGATACAACAAAAAAGGTTAGCCTAAGAAAGAATAGATTACctgattcccggtaacggaaccaatttgtttaaccaaaaagtggaatTTTGGTTAAAgcctt
This sequence is a window from Nicotiana sylvestris chromosome 3, ASM39365v2, whole genome shotgun sequence. Protein-coding genes within it:
- the LOC138887971 gene encoding uncharacterized protein; its protein translation is MEDIFKIKKGESELLREFVDRFQRERMTLPRVPDNWATIAFTSNLNEKSFEATRRLKESLREFPATTWNDIYNRYNKKLRIEEDIILRSQKEEMDNPRYDHRSRNRESGSSSRFGKDRNERESRDDDRNLKARFGGYNFNVSTSELVAVLRSIGDNVRWSKEIRSNPNRRNPDHWCEFHNDHGHKTTDCRLMQGEVGHLLKQGYLTKLFSERGKQAYMKNRQEPPKPPSPKRTVNVIRGGEDINGVTYTTANKVSKFTITYGKRVRHVLEEESITFDDADADGILSPHNDVLVISLLVHDTNVKRVLIDPGSSVNIILLRVLREMQAEDKLISKAHTLSGFDNSNVVMKGEVILTTFAEGVVKDTNFRW